The genomic interval GCCAGAGTATAAATCTGAACAGATTAGTTTTAGTTAGGGAGATGTGGGGGATGTGGGGGATGTGGGGACAAGGGGGACAAGGGAGAGATATATTACCTATCACCTCTAACCTCTAACCTCTAGCCTCTAACCTGTAACCTCTAACCTCTAACCTAATAATTTTCACACTTAGTTACCGACTTAACTACGATCGCCACTAGTTCATTTGGGTCAACTGGCTTTGCAACATGAGTTTGAAAACCTGCTTCTAAGGCGCGGATACGGTCTTCTGTATCACCGTAGGCGGTTAAAGCGATCGCTGGGATTCTTCCTCCTTGGTCTGGTTTGAGCGATCGTACTTTGCGGATCAGTGTATAACCATCTTCCTCCGGCATAGCAATATCACATACTAAAACTTCTGGCTGTAGTGTCATTAATACTTCTAGTGCAGCTGCGGCTGATGCTACTGCAACAACATTGGCTCCATCTGTTTCTAACACGGTAGTGACGTAAAAACGGCTATCATCATCATCATCAACTACCAAAACATTTAAGCCCGCAAGCGGTAGAGGAGCTTCCATACAAT from Aulosira sp. FACHB-615 carries:
- a CDS encoding response regulator produces the protein MEAPLPLAGLNVLVVDDDDDSRFYVTTVLETDGANVVAVASAAAALEVLMTLQPEVLVCDIAMPEEDGYTLIRKVRSLKPDQGGRIPAIALTAYGDTEDRIRALEAGFQTHVAKPVDPNELVAIVVKSVTKCENY